AGTGTGTATTTTCTATCACTTTCACTCTTTGCTAGCTTTGAGACTTCACTGTTAGGATCATTGAGATCTCCAAATACTATTGCATTTGTTGAACAAGCTTCTTGGCAGGCTGTCTGTATTTCGCCATCTTGTAAATCTCTATTTTCTTCCTTAGCCTTTCTTGTCCCTCTTCTGATTCTTTGGACGCAGAAACTACACTTCTCCATAATTCCTCTACTTCGAATAGTTACATCTGGGTTTAAGTGATTTCTTAAATCTTCAGGCCAAGCTGGTTCCCAATAGTTAAAAAACCTTACAGTATAAGGACAGCCGTTTGCACAGTATCTTGTTCCAACACATCTATTATAAACTTGTATATTCATTCCCTCATTGTTATGGTAAGTCGCATAGACAGGACATACAGGTTCACAAGGGGCATTAGCACAATGTTGACATAATACGGGTATAAATCGAGCTTTGACATCAGGGAATTCTCCTTCCCAATACCTTTCAATTCTTAACCAAGACATTACTCTAGCTCTTTCAAATTTATTTTGATCATTTAAGGGGATATTATTTTCTACTTGACAAGCAGTGACACAACCACTGCATCCATTACATTTATCTGTATCGATTACCATTCCCCAACTTCTTTTTTCTTCAGTTACCATAAATTTTTTCCTTATTATCTAGATCAAATATAATTTTTCATTTTCAATGACTTTCATCATCATGCCCTTCATCGTGATGCTCTCTGAAATTAAGCATTTCTTGATACTTATGATGGTTTTCTTCTTCAGCTTCATGAGCAGTTTGCCCAGGAGCAACAACCAATACAGGAACACCTGGCTCAGCAGGGAAAGCTTCAACAGTTCCTTCAAATTTTGGTAATTTTTCGTTTCCACCAGCTCTTTTCATTGAAACTTTTGTTGAAGCCCAAGCATGTGCACCAGAATCCTCATCTTTTAATCCTGATAATATTTTGAGAACATTTGAACCTCTATCAGAAGCGTATCTACCACCTTTGAGAGTTCCTTGTCCTGTTGGAACACATAATGTACCTGGTTGCACTGCTGGATGAGGATATGCTAAACATTTGATTTCACCAGAGTCAGACTTCAAGTAAATAATATCTCCTTCTTTTATATTTAGTTCACTTGCTTGTTTTGAATTGATTTCAACCCAAGTTTGCCAAGCAGCTGAGGTTATACCATCAGCAGACTGTTGTGCCCATGGAGAATTTGATAATCTTCCATCTGATAGAACATTTGTGAAAGGTATTAAGTGAAACTCATCTCCATAAGTATTGTCGATCTCTGAAAAGTTACTATTATTTTTTAATTCAAATGGATTTTTTAGTCTAATTTTTTTCTGGTCAGCAACTTCTTTTGTGTTCCAGAATCCACCTCGCTGCTGAATTCCATTCATGAAAGAAGATTTATTTTCAGCTTGAACAGATCCAGTCCCATTTGAATTATCGTATTCATTATCAAAAACTTTTTTTACAATTGATTTATTACTACTTCCTATTGAGGGTTCAAGTTCTATAAGTTTATCAACATAACTAACAGAGCCACTAGCTCCAGGACCTTCCTTGACAACTACGGGCTGTTGTAATGAAATAGCCTTAAAGCCAGGCAATGGATTGGGTATTTCAGATCCCCATTCTTCAAAAAATGATGTTTCTGGTATGATTATGTCTGATAAATCAAGAGTTTCATTCATTATGTTTCCAAAAGAAATTACATTTTCGACATTTGAAAGTGCTCCCTTTACATCAAGTGAGTTAGGCATTAGATAAGCTAAATCTACCCCTTTAATGATCACTGTATCAACATATCCTGCTCGCCACTGCGCTAATTCTTCCTCCCAATTTTCTATTGAATTTGGTTTATTTGAGCCTCCTATGAAATCAGACTGAACTTCAGGATTTAGGATAACTCCGCCTTGTTTTCCAACCGAACCTAAAAGAATGTTAAGCGCAAGAGCATTATAGGTATTAAATTTACCGTTAGTATATGCTGATGTTGACCCTCCTGCTAAAACTATAGAATTACCTTCAGAAATTCTTTCAGCTGTTTCTATTATTTTCTTTGCAGAAACACCAGTTCTACTTTGGACATCTGCTGGAGTAAATCCAAATTCTACTTTTCCCTCAGGAAATTTATTTAAGTAATCATTTATTTGAGACTCTGGAACAAGCTTATTCTGAATTATTACATTTGCAATAGAAAGTGCGATATCAGCCTCAGTTCCTGGCTTAGGAGAAATCCACAAATCAGAGTTAGCTGAAGTTAATGAGAACCTTGGTTCTACATGAGCTATAAATCCTCTATTTCCTGATCTAAGTTTTCCAAAAGCCTTTCCATATCCTGCAGGTGAAATCCAGTTTTCAATCCAATCTGCACCAAATGAAAGTACATTATCAGCATTGGAGATGTCAAAATGAGGTATTTCTTCTGATTCAAAAAGTTCTGAAATAACTTCATGAAAATTATATTCTTCAAGTGGTTCAAATGTGAGATATCTACCACCTCTAGACTCTGCAAATTTTTGAGACACCCAGCCTTGAGTACTTCTAGTAGGATTCGTTACAACTACAATCTTTTTGTCTTTTGAAGTTGCATCTTTAATCAGCTTATCTGCTTGAGATTTTGTAACATTTGAAAGTATACCTTGTTTTGATCTTCTTACTTGATGATCATGCAATCTGTCAGGATTATAATGAAGCTGAATTGCGGCATCAAGATTTGACCTGGCTCCACCTCTATTTACAGGATGATCAGGGTTACCTTTAATTTTCTTTATTCTTCCTTCTAATACTCTTACTAAAATACCATCCCCAGAAGCTCCATCATTCCAAGATGTTGCATACCATGTATCTATTCCTCTAACTAAATCCTCAGGCATATCAACTGGACTTTGAACAAGTAATTCTTGTTCAGGAATTGAGCACGCAGCAAAAATAACTGCTCCAGCAGCTGATTTTCCACTCAAGGATAGAAATTCTCTTCTATTTAGTTTCATAAAATACCTCTAATATCAATGATGGCATGCTGCACAATCAGTTGGACCACCATTTTTTCTATGACAATTAACACACTGTCCCATTTTTAAGGGTTCGACCTGATAAACTTTTTCCATATTCGCAACATCTCCATGACATGTAGAACATACTTGAGAAGCTGGAACTTTTTCTTCTCCTGAAATGTCTAAATAATCTGGAACATTTCCTATTGCAGACGGATTATTAGTTAAGTAGTTGATATGAGCTGAATGAACAAACCTAACATGATCAGGCATTCTATGAACTCTTCTCCAATTAATTGGAGAGGCCATTTCTGAATCTACCACAACCTGACTGGTTTGTTCATCTTCATAAATACCTGAATACATTCTTAATTTTTGTAAGTCTTCACTATCAGGACTACCTACAGCTCTATGACAGCTCGCACAAAGCTCGACAGCTGGTATATGCGCAGAAGCAGCCTTTGCAACAGTTCTGTGACAGTAAGTACAATCCATTCCTAACCCACCGTCTTCTATTGGAGCTGCATGCTTAGTATGAGGAAAATTTATAGGTTGATCGAATGTTTGTTCAAATCCTAATACAGGTAACGGCTGACCAAGCCAAGCATTGAATAGTCCAGCCAAAAGAATTGAAACAATTGCTAAGGTTGTAAGACCTCCTATTCCTACAAGAGGCACTAGAACCTTAACCCAAATAGGAGTAGTCCTATCAAGTTCCCTAATTCTTTCTATAATCTTCTTTAAGATTTTTATCTCCTGATTTTAATTATATTTCTATTGCCAAAAACTGGGATAAATCCTTTGTAATACTTCATAAAAATTGAAATAAGCTAAAGTAAAAAAAGTAATTATTGAAGCAAGTCCCAAGAAACCTACTATATAAAAAATAGGTCTCAGCTTATTAAATTTTTCTGGAATCGTTTTAGTTGCTACTGCTGATGGAATAATAGCATGAGCAATTAAGAAACTAGGCCCTGTAATAAAAGCAGACAAAAGAGCTAAAGTTAAGAATGTAATATTGTTACCAATTAAATTCCACTCAGCTGCTGTTGGTGCATACGGATCCATCTCTAAGTTCCTCCTGATTTTTAAGAAAATTTATTAATGTATATACAATCTTAAATCATTGTATAAAATTTTTCTTTA
This region of Dehalococcoidia bacterium genomic DNA includes:
- a CDS encoding 4Fe-4S dicluster domain-containing protein, which gives rise to MVTEEKRSWGMVIDTDKCNGCSGCVTACQVENNIPLNDQNKFERARVMSWLRIERYWEGEFPDVKARFIPVLCQHCANAPCEPVCPVYATYHNNEGMNIQVYNRCVGTRYCANGCPYTVRFFNYWEPAWPEDLRNHLNPDVTIRSRGIMEKCSFCVQRIRRGTRKAKEENRDLQDGEIQTACQEACSTNAIVFGDLNDPNSEVSKLAKSESDRKYTLMPQLNTDPNVIYLATVDPLKYKDLGEKATKDEH
- a CDS encoding molybdopterin-dependent oxidoreductase produces the protein MKLNRREFLSLSGKSAAGAVIFAACSIPEQELLVQSPVDMPEDLVRGIDTWYATSWNDGASGDGILVRVLEGRIKKIKGNPDHPVNRGGARSNLDAAIQLHYNPDRLHDHQVRRSKQGILSNVTKSQADKLIKDATSKDKKIVVVTNPTRSTQGWVSQKFAESRGGRYLTFEPLEEYNFHEVISELFESEEIPHFDISNADNVLSFGADWIENWISPAGYGKAFGKLRSGNRGFIAHVEPRFSLTSANSDLWISPKPGTEADIALSIANVIIQNKLVPESQINDYLNKFPEGKVEFGFTPADVQSRTGVSAKKIIETAERISEGNSIVLAGGSTSAYTNGKFNTYNALALNILLGSVGKQGGVILNPEVQSDFIGGSNKPNSIENWEEELAQWRAGYVDTVIIKGVDLAYLMPNSLDVKGALSNVENVISFGNIMNETLDLSDIIIPETSFFEEWGSEIPNPLPGFKAISLQQPVVVKEGPGASGSVSYVDKLIELEPSIGSSNKSIVKKVFDNEYDNSNGTGSVQAENKSSFMNGIQQRGGFWNTKEVADQKKIRLKNPFELKNNSNFSEIDNTYGDEFHLIPFTNVLSDGRLSNSPWAQQSADGITSAAWQTWVEINSKQASELNIKEGDIIYLKSDSGEIKCLAYPHPAVQPGTLCVPTGQGTLKGGRYASDRGSNVLKILSGLKDEDSGAHAWASTKVSMKRAGGNEKLPKFEGTVEAFPAEPGVPVLVVAPGQTAHEAEEENHHKYQEMLNFREHHDEGHDDESH
- a CDS encoding cytochrome c family protein; amino-acid sequence: MPLVGIGGLTTLAIVSILLAGLFNAWLGQPLPVLGFEQTFDQPINFPHTKHAAPIEDGGLGMDCTYCHRTVAKAASAHIPAVELCASCHRAVGSPDSEDLQKLRMYSGIYEDEQTSQVVVDSEMASPINWRRVHRMPDHVRFVHSAHINYLTNNPSAIGNVPDYLDISGEEKVPASQVCSTCHGDVANMEKVYQVEPLKMGQCVNCHRKNGGPTDCAACHH